The segment AATCCAGTCTTGAGGTTCGGTTTCCCGTTCTCAGACTTGACGAGGAGGTTGTGGTCGTTCCACCCACCCAAGAACGACCGTATCTTGTCGGACTCTTTGTGGGGAAGGTCGTCCCGCGAGACGTTTCCGATTACGAGGTCGTCAAGTCGTGGATTATCGTGATACTTATCGAAGAACTTACGCATGAAACGCACGTCGCGCTCACCCTCGCTGAAGACGATTTTCGACATCGGCGCTAAATCCCTCGCAGATCTAAATGAAGGTCTTTGAGTTGGTGTTCGGCCTCCTCGTAGGTCGAAACGTCCGCGCCGAAGTCGTCCATCTTGACGAGCGAGAACTCGTCTTCGAGGTAGTCGCGCTTCTCCTCGGGCATATCGGTGAAGAAGTCCCGGATGAAGTCGTGGTCGTGTGTAGTGATGAAAAATTGGATGTCTTCGTCGCGGGCGAGGTCGATGAGGAAGTGGACGAGTTCAGTGACGTAGCCGGGATGCATGTGAGTCTCCGGTTCCTCGATGAGGACGATTTCGTTCTCCACGTCGTCGTCCATGAGTTCCCAGAGAAGGCCGACGATAGACTTGAAACCGTCGCCCATGAAGTCGTACGGTACCTGCTCTTTCTCTCCATTTTCGTCTTCGAATATCAGGCTTTCGAGCGTGAACGTCTTGAGGTCGTCCACGATTCCTTTTTCTTTGACAAAATCGCCGATGTCGTCTATTTTAATCGGCTCTCGGTCGTCGCCTTTCCTTTCGATACCCTCTGCGAGGTTGATAGACTCGATAAAAGTCACCGAACCGCGATTCTCAGGGGAGACCAGGTGTAGTTTTCCAGTTTCGAGTCCAAGTTCTACGTCTTCAGAACCGAAGTCAAGATATCCAACAAGTGCTTCATTGCTGATTACGAGAATGGAGTCGAGTTCTTCTCGCTGGCCGAGATTTTTACGGACTTCTTCCCAAGCAGTCTTCAGTATGGCCTTGCTCTGGTCACCGCCGAGTAAATAAGGGAATTTGCTCCCAGAGATGGAAAGCACCAGTATCTCTTCTCGAAGTTCAGCGATAGATTCTTGAGTCAATTGCTTTTCTACGCTCCGCTGTACTATCTCGTCAATCTCGTCTTTAAGACCAGTTTCTTCGGCATCGTCGAACGGAGGACTGTTGAACTGTAAATTGTACTCTACTTTTTCCAAAACCACCTCTGAGAAATACTTTCTCGCCTCAGACGGGGACGGATGTTCGAGACTGATTTCGATATCTGACGCTCTTGTTTCAGCACCGAGGTTACCTGTTTCGTACCTGTTATTGATTACATGGCCCAGATTGTCCCCAAAATCGGTTATTCTCTTGGGAGTAAATAGCAAATCCACAGCCTCCAAAAACGAAGTCTTCCCCGTATTGTTCCGTCCAGTAATCAGATTGATGTCGGTAGGCTCGAATTCGACGTACTCCAACCCCTTGAACCCCTCAATCTCGACGTATTCGAGTTCCGTCATCGGTAGTCGCTCGCCCGAAGGTTGGCCGTCATGATATAAAAACGATAGCCTTCAGATGTGCCGAACTGATTTTTCACTGTCTTCGTAAAGTCGCATTTTGTCTGAACAAGTAAACCGGCCTTTTATGAACCGCATCCTTCGATACAAGTAATGTCACCTCCCGACGGTCTCGAATCGAAGTTCCGGACTCTCCGGCCCGAAGCGTCCGCCGAGGAGAACCCGCCGTGACGAGATATCGCAACTTTTTGGCCAGCGGAGGCCCTTTACCTGACGCTTCATGGCCCGAGAGATAGACGACCTGCCCGGCAAACGGGCCGCCGAGACGTTGCAGGAACTCGGTCTGACCGAGTACCAGTCGCGGTGCTTCGTCGCGCTCGTTCGCGTCCCGAGCGCGACGGCCAAGGACGTGAGTCGCATCGCCGACGTACCGTACACCCGCGTCTACAACACGGTCGAGGACCTACAGGCGAAGGGGTTGGTGGAGGCCCAAGAGACCGACCCCCGCGAGTTCCGGGCGATTCCCGTGGACGACGCCGTCCGGGCGCTCCGCGAGGAGTACGAGTCGCGGCTCGAAACTGCCGAGAAGACCCTGACCGCGCTCGAAACCACGGGCGACACCCGCCACTCGGGGTCGTGGGAGATATCCGACCACGAGCAGGTCACGCGCCGCGCGACCGAAATCGTCGCCGAGGCCGACGACGAGGTCATCCTCGTCGGGACTGACGAGCGCCTGTTCGAGACGCAGGTCCTGCGGCGACTCGACGGCGCGGCCGACGACGCCTCGGTCGTGGTCGGCGTGCCGGGGCGAGACGCCCACGAGCAGGTCGAGGAGCGCGTACCCAAGGCCGACATCATCGAGTGGGACACCATCCCGGACAACGACTGGTCGCTCGGGCGCATCCTGATGGTGGACCGCTCGACGGTCCTGCTGAGTTCGCTCCGCGGGACCGACCTGCCGGGCGTCCCCAACGAGTCGGCGGTCTGGGCGCGGGGGTTGGACCACGGCCTCGTGATGGGAGTCAGCGACCTCCTCGTGACGCTGATGAATGCACGCGGTATCTACGAGTAGTCGGACGATTACCGCCGGGCGGACTCGTCGGCGCGCTCGACGGTCGTCCGGCCCTCGTCGGCCGCGAGGTCGAACCCGGCGCGCCGGAGCCACGACCGGGCGCGACTCGTCCGGCGAGGGTCCGTTTCGGCGTTGTCCCGCTCCGACTCGGTGTTTCCGGGCGCGCTGCCGCCGTGAATCAGTATCTCGGCCAAGTCCGCGCGCTCGTCCACGTCGGTCGCCAGCCGATGAGAGTCCACCACCGTCGGGTCCGCGCCGACCGCCCGTGCGGCCCGACGGTGGTCCAGATACGAGGAGCCGTGATAGTCCACCCGGAAGTCGTCGTCGCGCGCCACCAGCGCGTTCGTCCCGCCGCCCCGGCCCGGCGCGAGAACGACCGCGCCCTCGGCGTCGAAGAGTCGGGCGAGCGCGTCGGGGGTCGCCAGCGCGAGGTCGGCCATCACGACCGCGACCGGGCCGTCGGTCTCGGCGAGGACGGCGTTGACCGCCTCGGTGAGCGGTCGCCGGTCCACGGTCACGGACGCGTCGGTCTCGACCGGTTCGGTGGCCAGCAGTTCCGGGTCGCGGCCGGTCGCGCGAATCGCCGCGAGGAGATCGGCCAGCATCTCGTCGGCGAACGCCGACCGCTCGGCGGGCGACAGCGCGTCGGCTAACCGGGTCTTCGGCTCCGCGGCGGCGTACGGGACGACGACTCGCATGCTCGATTGCCAACTCGCGCGCGCTTCCTTAAGAGG is part of the Halorussus salinus genome and harbors:
- a CDS encoding ATP-binding protein; the protein is MTELEYVEIEGFKGLEYVEFEPTDINLITGRNNTGKTSFLEAVDLLFTPKRITDFGDNLGHVINNRYETGNLGAETRASDIEISLEHPSPSEARKYFSEVVLEKVEYNLQFNSPPFDDAEETGLKDEIDEIVQRSVEKQLTQESIAELREEILVLSISGSKFPYLLGGDQSKAILKTAWEEVRKNLGQREELDSILVISNEALVGYLDFGSEDVELGLETGKLHLVSPENRGSVTFIESINLAEGIERKGDDREPIKIDDIGDFVKEKGIVDDLKTFTLESLIFEDENGEKEQVPYDFMGDGFKSIVGLLWELMDDDVENEIVLIEEPETHMHPGYVTELVHFLIDLARDEDIQFFITTHDHDFIRDFFTDMPEEKRDYLEDEFSLVKMDDFGADVSTYEEAEHQLKDLHLDLRGI
- a CDS encoding TrmB family transcriptional regulator; translation: MAREIDDLPGKRAAETLQELGLTEYQSRCFVALVRVPSATAKDVSRIADVPYTRVYNTVEDLQAKGLVEAQETDPREFRAIPVDDAVRALREEYESRLETAEKTLTALETTGDTRHSGSWEISDHEQVTRRATEIVAEADDEVILVGTDERLFETQVLRRLDGAADDASVVVGVPGRDAHEQVEERVPKADIIEWDTIPDNDWSLGRILMVDRSTVLLSSLRGTDLPGVPNESAVWARGLDHGLVMGVSDLLVTLMNARGIYE
- the cofC gene encoding 2-phospho-L-lactate guanylyltransferase, translating into MRVVVPYAAAEPKTRLADALSPAERSAFADEMLADLLAAIRATGRDPELLATEPVETDASVTVDRRPLTEAVNAVLAETDGPVAVVMADLALATPDALARLFDAEGAVVLAPGRGGGTNALVARDDDFRVDYHGSSYLDHRRAARAVGADPTVVDSHRLATDVDERADLAEILIHGGSAPGNTESERDNAETDPRRTSRARSWLRRAGFDLAADEGRTTVERADESARR